Below is a genomic region from Mycobacteriales bacterium.
CTGACCGCCGCCCTCGGCGTAGAACGGCGTCGCATCGAGGACCACCGAGACGTCGTCGCCCTCGCCGGCGGCCGCCAGCGACGCGCCGTCGGCCCGGAGCAGCGCAGTCACCCGCGACTCCCGCGCGGCCTCGGCGTAACCGGTGAACCGGGTCGGGCCGCTGTCGTCGAGCACCGCGCGGTAGGCCGACAGGTCGGCCTGACCGGACTTGTGCGCCTGGGCGTCGGCCTTGGCCCGCTCGCGCTGCTCGGTCATCAGCCGACGGAACTCCGGCTCGTCGACCGAAAGGCCCTGCTCCTCGGCCATCTCCAGGGTGATGTCGATCGGGAAGCCGTAGGTGTCGTGCAGGGTGAAGGCCTCGTCGCCCGAGAGCTGCGCCCGCCCCGCCGCCTTCGTCTGACGCACCGCCGTGTCGAAGATCGTCGTCCCGGAGCGGAGCGTCGACAGGAAGGCCTCCTCCTCGCCGTAGGCGTAGGTGGAGATGCGGCCGAAGTCGGATTCGACCTCCGGGTAAGACGACTTCATGCAGTCCCGGGAGACCGGCAGCAGCGCGGGCATGACCGGCTCTTCGATCCCGAGCAGGCGGACCGAGCGCACCGCGCGCCGGATGATCCGGCGCAGCACATAGCCGCGCGCCTCGTTGGACGGCGTCACGCCGTCGGCGATGAGCATCAGCGCGGAGCGGACGTGGTCGGCGATGATCCGCAACCGCACGTCGTCCTCGTGCACGGCGCCGTAGCGCTTGCCGGTGAGCGCCTCCGTCCGCTCGAGGACGGGGTAGATCTCGTCGATCTCGTAGATGCTGTCGACGCCCTGCAACTGCGCGGCGACGCGTTCCAGGCCCATGCCGGTGTCGATGTTCCGTTTGGGCAGGTCGCCGAGGATCTCGAATTTCCCGTGCGCGTCGGAGGGACCGCGCACCTGCTGCATGAACACGAGGTTCCACAACTCGACGAAGCGGTCCTCGTCGACCTCCGGTCCACCGTCCCGGCCGAACTCCGGGCCGCGGTCGTAGAAGATCTCCGAGTCGGGCCCGCAGGGACCGGCGATGCCCATGTCCCAGAAGTTGTGCTCCGCCCCGCGACGCTGGATCCGTTCCCGCGGCAGGCCGGTCACCTCGTGCCACAGCGTCGCGGCCTCGTCGTCGTCCTGGAACACGCTTGCCCACAGGCGGTCGGGATCGAAGCCCAGCCCGCCCTCGCTCTGCGGCGAGGTCAGCAGCGTCCACGCGAAGCGGATCGCGTCTTCCTTGAAGTAGTCGCCGAAGGAGAAGTTGCCGTTCATCTGGAAGAACGTGCCGTGCCGGCTGGTCTTGCCGACCTCTTCGATGTCGGTGGTGCGGACGCATTTCTGACAGCTCACCGCCCGCGGGAACGGGGGCGACAGCTGACCCACGTAGTAGGGCACGAACGGCACCATGCCGGCGCTGACGAACAGCAGGTTGGGGTCGTCGACGACCAACGACGCGCTCGGCACATGTGTGTGGCCGCGGCGTTCGAAGAAATCGAGGTAACGGCGGCGGATCTCGGCTGTCCTCATCGTGCCTGGAAATCCTCCGGCCGCGCGCCGAGGTCGCCGTCGAGCCCGCTGCTCTCCTTCAGCTCGATCTCCCGTGCCGTGCTCGCCGCGCGCGCATCGTCGACGAACTCTCGGACCGATTCCACCAGACGTCCCGTCGATTCGGACAGCGAACGCGTAATGCCGCTCGGGGTGAACTGCTCCGCCTTACGGCTGAGCTTGCGGACCACCAGTGCCCCGATCGTGACACCCATCGCGAGCCAGAACAGCCGGCGCATCACGCCGCGCCCTTCTTCGCCGCCCGGCGGCTACGCCGCTCCGCCCGGCGGGCCCCCTTGACGTCCTTCTCCATGGACGCCTTCCGGCGATTCCCGGCGGCCTTGCGGATTCCGTAGGAGAACGCCGCGACCTTCACCACGGGACCGCCGACGGTCGAGGCGAACAGCGACGTGAGCGCGGCAGTGTTGCTCGTCACCGACTCGGCGTTGGCCGTGATGCCGTCCACCCGTTCGAGCTGGTTGTTCACCCGCTCGACCGTCGTCTGCGCGTTGGTGAGGATCGGGCCGGCGCCGTCATGTGCCTTCCGGATCGCCAGCGTCGCCTCATCCAGGGTTCGCCCGAGCTTCAGCAAGGGGACGGCGAGCAGCCCGACCAACAGCACAAAGGCGACGGCCGCGATCAACGCGGCGATCTGTCCACCGGACACGCGACTCTCCCAGGCGAGGCGACATTATCTGCGCGAGACTACCGCCTGGGCCGTCGGCGGGCCGAAGCCGTTCCGGTCGGTCAGGCCGGCCCCTCCTCGGCGTCCTGGCCGTTCTCCTCGCCGCGCACGATGCGCCGCAGGCCTCGTACCCGCGCCTGCAGAGCGCGTTCCGCGCCGTGGGAGGAGGGGGTGTAGTAGTCCCGGCCGACCAGGGCGTCCGGCGGGTACTGCTGGGTGACCACCCCGGACGGGTCGTCATGGGCGTAGCCGTATCCGGCACCGTGCTCGAGCCGGCCCGCACCGGCGTAGTGCGCGTCCCGCAGTGCGGGCGGCACCGTGCCGGCCAGTCCCTGCCGTACGTCGGTCAGTGCCTGGTCCACGGCGGCGATGACGGCGTTGGACTTCGGCGCGAGCGCCAGGTGGACGACCGCGTGGGCGAGCGTGATCCGGCCCTCCGGCATCCCGATCAGGGCGACGATCTGGGCGGCCGCGGCGGCCGTCTGCAGCGCGGTCGGGTCGGCCATGCCGATGTCCTCGCTGGCGAGGATGACCAGCCGGCGGGCGATGAATCGCGGATCCTCGCCGGCCACGATCATCCGGGCGAGGTAGTGCAGTGCGGCGTCGACGTCCGATCCGCGGATCGACTTGATGAAGGCGCTGATGACGTCGTAGTGCTGGTCGCCGTCCCGGTCGTAGCGCACCGCGGCGGTGTCGA
It encodes:
- the alaS gene encoding alanine--tRNA ligase, which gives rise to MRTAEIRRRYLDFFERRGHTHVPSASLVVDDPNLLFVSAGMVPFVPYYVGQLSPPFPRAVSCQKCVRTTDIEEVGKTSRHGTFFQMNGNFSFGDYFKEDAIRFAWTLLTSPQSEGGLGFDPDRLWASVFQDDDEAATLWHEVTGLPRERIQRRGAEHNFWDMGIAGPCGPDSEIFYDRGPEFGRDGGPEVDEDRFVELWNLVFMQQVRGPSDAHGKFEILGDLPKRNIDTGMGLERVAAQLQGVDSIYEIDEIYPVLERTEALTGKRYGAVHEDDVRLRIIADHVRSALMLIADGVTPSNEARGYVLRRIIRRAVRSVRLLGIEEPVMPALLPVSRDCMKSSYPEVESDFGRISTYAYGEEEAFLSTLRSGTTIFDTAVRQTKAAGRAQLSGDEAFTLHDTYGFPIDITLEMAEEQGLSVDEPEFRRLMTEQRERAKADAQAHKSGQADLSAYRAVLDDSGPTRFTGYAEAARESRVTALLRADGASLAAAGEGDDVSVVLDATPFYAEGGGQQSDTGTIVVDGGELEVIDVQTPLPGVIVHRARVRRGEVRPGTPAYAAIDIDRRKAVSRAHTATHLVHRAMRGALGESAAQAGSLNAPGRLRFDFTTPQAVPPSVLADVEAEVNATLADDLEVRAFLTDQAEARRIGAIALFGEKYGDEVRVVEVGDYARELCGGTHALRSGQLGVVKLLSESSIGAGVRRVEALVGLDAFRYLAREHVLVSQLAETFKAPVDEVPGRVQSLMERLRSAERELARLRAASALAGAAEFAEGARDVFGVAFVGAQAPDGLSGNELRALATDVRNRLDSGRPGVVVIVGATDGKVSFVAATNETARSWRLSAGDIVRAFAPAVGGRGGGREDMAQGGGSDPAGVDEALRLAEHFVGQRVTGSA
- a CDS encoding DUF948 domain-containing protein, with the protein product MSGGQIAALIAAVAFVLLVGLLAVPLLKLGRTLDEATLAIRKAHDGAGPILTNAQTTVERVNNQLERVDGITANAESVTSNTAALTSLFASTVGGPVVKVAAFSYGIRKAAGNRRKASMEKDVKGARRAERRSRRAAKKGAA